In Drosophila simulans strain w501 chromosome 3R, Prin_Dsim_3.1, whole genome shotgun sequence, a single window of DNA contains:
- the LOC6727333 gene encoding uncharacterized protein LOC6727333: protein MNLDLRSYSRHWLTEFIEQYQEEECLWQPKHNDYSNHTARNKSYDRLVEKLKEVEPNPDRAMVVRKINSLRSAFRREFRKTTTKGDYATRLWYYDKLLFIADHKPKRHELGTKPKRELHISFDDEESMEFEDDSHHTATQSQHMESIIPTSPDDVEDVAATASNVVVSSQGATLSTISVTPAECVTLVKSEEHQAAEAAAAAAQAHQQLVAHAAAQTSIAAAAAQGHAVKVLEITSLDSNSQREIQQAVNHLEHHQQQLHLQQTNGQHQGVPTIQIGRDHYQPLFGNAGTTAYTTTAAPSTSHRQDDEYDAIGVNVASKLRSINATQRIVAEKLISDVLFNAQLGNLTIHSALTQ, encoded by the exons ATGAACTTAGACCTGCGATCGTACTCGCGCCACTGGCTCACGGAGTTTATCGAGCAGTACCAAGAGGAAGAGTGCCTCTGGCAGCCCAAGCACAACGACTACAGCAATCACACAGCTCGGAACAAGTCCTACGATCGCCTGGTGGAGAAGCTAAAAGAAGTGGAGCCCAATCCGGACAGGGCGATGGTAGTAAG GAAAATTAACTCACTGCGGTCTGCTTTTCGGCGGGAATTCCGCAAGACGACTACCAAAGGCGACTACGCAACGCGCTTGTGGTACTACGACAAGCTGCTTTTCATCGCTGACCACAAGCCCAAGCGCCACGAACTCGGCACCAAGCCCAAGAGAGAACTCCATATCAGCTTCGACGACGAGGAGTCAATGGAGTTCGAGGACGACTCACATCACACGGCCACTCAGTCTCAGCATATGGAGTCCATAATACCCACGTCCCCGGACGATGTGGAAGATGTCGCGGCGACGGCCAGCAATGTGGTCGTCAGCAGTCAGGGCGCCACTCTGAGCACCATTTCGGTGACGCCCGCGGAGTGTGTGACCCTTGTCAAGAGCGAGGAGCACCAGGCGGCCGAAGCGGCGGCAGCCGCAGCCCAAGCACACCAGCAATTGGTAGCCCATGCAGCAGCCCAGACCTCCattgcggcggcggcggctcaGGGACATGCCGTGAAGGTCTTAGAGATCACCTCCCTAGACTCGAACTCCCAGCGCGAGATACAACAA GCGGTCAATCATCTggagcaccaccagcagcagctccacctGCAGCAGACGAATGGCCAACATCAGGGCGTGCCCACCATCCAGATAGGCCGCGATCACTACCAGCCATTGTTTGGCAATGCCGGCACCACTGCCTATACCACCACAGCGGCTCCGAGCACTTCGCACCGGCAAGACGACGAGTACGATGCCATTGGCGTGAATGTGGCGAGCAAACTGCGCTCCATCAACGCCACGCAGCGGATCGTGGCCGAGAAACTGATCAGCGACGTTCTATTCAACGCACAGCTGGGCAACCTCACCATTCACTCGGCCCTCACGCAGTAA
- the LOC6727332 gene encoding uncharacterized protein LOC6727332 produces the protein MSKQPSFVSRNLVAIVMIPSLVGIHLGWSYMQNNRKLVTEAEQIEMPPVTFARFVWNKLTGAGSSAE, from the exons ATGAGCAAGCAGCCCTCTTTCGTGTCGCGCAACCTGGTCGCCATCGTGATGATCCCCAGTCTGGTGGGGATCCATCTGGGCTGGAGCTACATGCAGAACAACCGGAAACTGGTCACGGAGGCGGAACAGATCGAGATGCCGCCGGTTACG TTTGCCAGGTTTGTGTGGAACAAGCTAACGGGCGCAGGAAGTTCGGCGGAATGA